Proteins from one Natrinema salinisoli genomic window:
- a CDS encoding universal stress protein: MTTRLLVPTDGSDPATAALEHAIDIAADQDGTIQVVYVADTKEPSLTRLGGDVVDVLEQEGDEIANEAAALAEDSGVSVTTDVVQGDPRTVLTEYATGDEFDFIVMGAHGRRGIGDYVLGSVTDCVVNRSEIPVLTVRAAEDATRAYPYDDVLVPTDGSDHATAALELGTTVAERHGATLHLLSVVDELPEVIDTESTELSSQLEENVQELLDDAESTAKRAGVENVTTAVTAGSVSREITSYAEAEGIDLVVMGTHGHTGLDRHLLGSFTDRVIRTSPVPVLTTRRGDELE; this comes from the coding sequence GTGACTACTCGACTACTCGTTCCGACCGACGGGAGCGACCCTGCGACGGCAGCCCTCGAGCACGCGATAGACATCGCGGCAGATCAGGATGGGACGATTCAGGTCGTCTACGTCGCGGACACGAAGGAACCGAGCCTGACGCGGCTCGGCGGCGACGTCGTCGACGTGCTCGAACAGGAGGGCGACGAGATCGCCAACGAGGCCGCCGCGCTGGCCGAAGACAGCGGCGTCTCCGTGACGACGGACGTCGTTCAGGGGGACCCGAGAACCGTGCTCACCGAATACGCCACCGGCGACGAGTTCGACTTCATCGTGATGGGTGCCCACGGACGCCGTGGCATCGGCGACTACGTCCTCGGGAGCGTCACGGACTGCGTCGTCAACCGAAGCGAGATCCCGGTGTTGACGGTTCGTGCCGCCGAGGATGCGACGCGGGCGTACCCCTACGACGACGTGCTCGTTCCGACGGACGGCAGCGACCACGCGACGGCCGCGCTGGAACTGGGAACGACGGTGGCCGAGCGACACGGCGCGACCTTGCACTTGCTCTCCGTCGTCGACGAACTTCCGGAAGTGATCGATACGGAATCGACCGAACTGTCGTCACAACTCGAGGAGAACGTTCAGGAACTCCTCGACGACGCCGAATCGACCGCAAAGCGCGCAGGAGTCGAGAACGTCACGACGGCCGTGACGGCCGGATCGGTCTCGAGAGAGATCACGTCCTACGCCGAGGCGGAGGGGATCGATCTCGTCGTCATGGGGACCCACGGGCACACCGGACTCGACCGTCACCTGCTCGGGAGCTTCACCGACCGCGTGATCCGAACGTCGCCGGTTCCGGTCCTCACCACGAGACGAGGCGACGAGCTGGAGTGA
- a CDS encoding metal-dependent hydrolase, with protein MEPGRVLFLIVAFATHAVVGLALVRGFTTVDPRTGTWLGVVFGLLPDADFFFPAAWGWPFVHRGITHSPLFALAVVTGVYGIRRTRATALAVGFAISSHLLIDSLSPMGIQWLYPIETTWSPGLDVHGATGTILLWSLSLGLLAWRTDDLDEFGRWLSRDGGGSHG; from the coding sequence ATGGAACCGGGACGAGTCCTCTTTCTTATCGTCGCGTTCGCGACACACGCCGTGGTCGGACTCGCGCTCGTTCGCGGATTCACGACCGTCGATCCGCGGACGGGGACGTGGCTGGGCGTCGTCTTCGGCCTCCTTCCGGACGCCGACTTCTTCTTTCCGGCGGCCTGGGGGTGGCCGTTCGTCCATCGCGGGATAACCCACTCGCCGCTGTTCGCGCTGGCGGTCGTCACCGGCGTGTACGGGATTCGTCGGACCCGTGCTACCGCGCTCGCTGTTGGGTTCGCGATCAGTTCCCACCTCCTGATCGACTCGCTGTCACCGATGGGGATTCAGTGGCTGTACCCGATCGAGACGACCTGGAGTCCCGGCCTCGACGTCCACGGCGCGACCGGAACGATACTGCTCTGGTCGCTCTCGCTCGGCCTCCTCGCGTGGCGAACGGACGATCTGGACGAATTCGGACGGTGGCTGTCTCGAGACGGTGGCGGCTCACACGGGTAG
- a CDS encoding metal-dependent hydrolase has product MYRDGHAGFNALVYAPFVPIVSARYSLELALWGAVLALATATLPDFDQGLPWIDHRGPTHTVWFALLVGLGAGVGTVLVARSSFGAGGGFSFGFGFAVGTCGILAHLAGDVVTPMGISPLAPVSRAHLTLDWFKSKNGRINRAFLVAGSVALLGSLLLAIYRPVLVVPAG; this is encoded by the coding sequence ATGTACCGAGACGGCCACGCCGGATTCAACGCGCTCGTCTACGCGCCGTTCGTCCCCATCGTGAGCGCTCGCTACTCCCTCGAGCTGGCCCTCTGGGGAGCGGTGCTCGCGCTCGCCACGGCGACGCTCCCGGACTTCGATCAGGGGCTCCCGTGGATCGACCACCGCGGTCCGACCCACACCGTCTGGTTCGCCCTCCTGGTCGGACTGGGGGCGGGCGTCGGGACGGTGCTCGTCGCCCGCTCGAGTTTCGGCGCCGGCGGCGGGTTCAGCTTCGGGTTCGGGTTCGCCGTCGGGACGTGTGGCATCCTCGCTCACCTCGCGGGAGACGTCGTGACGCCGATGGGAATCAGCCCGCTGGCTCCCGTCTCGCGGGCCCATCTGACGCTCGACTGGTTCAAATCGAAGAACGGACGGATCAACAGAGCGTTTCTGGTTGCCGGTTCGGTCGCGTTGCTGGGGTCGTTACTACTGGCGATCTACCGGCCGGTTCTGGTGGTTCCCGCCGGGTAA
- a CDS encoding aryl-sulfate sulfotransferase, which produces MPDRPRSSLDPVRSLLSRNRLRVAFVVVLVLSAAVVATASSDEISTASRAAVPDAPPTENHTVVTESGRAGTITAYAPDGEVLYYNNTRTKYFDADPVAGDPLTVEYTATDTIHTEGPTCSEPPCALNVIERVDLETGEVEVVYERYDYKETAGEWHDADRINETHVVVADIVADQVFVVNTETEVVEWLWDAQSEFPVEEGGPYPEDWAHINDVEYIEEGEMEGRIMASLRNQDQVVFLDRQQGLLENWTLGAEDDYDTQYEQHNPDYIPESRGGPAVVVADSENGRVQEFQREDGEWTRTWEWSDDRMQWPRDADRLPNGNTLITDTHGNRVIEVNQSGEIVWQVESTLPYEAERLETGAESEGGRSAQALGLESRTAAESDDGDDGGPLGVDPVGVVTNLIETLLPHRIYNALFFVAPVWMGATEFVAIGVALLTGVIWAGLELRWRLRDAGVRFRLPVYRRGD; this is translated from the coding sequence ATGCCTGACCGACCACGTTCATCGCTCGACCCCGTTCGATCGCTCCTCTCGCGGAACCGACTTCGGGTCGCCTTCGTCGTCGTTCTCGTCCTCTCGGCGGCCGTCGTCGCCACCGCCTCGTCGGACGAGATTTCGACGGCCTCGAGAGCGGCCGTTCCCGATGCGCCGCCGACGGAGAATCACACGGTCGTCACCGAATCCGGGCGAGCGGGAACGATAACCGCGTACGCTCCCGACGGCGAGGTGCTGTACTACAACAACACGCGGACGAAGTACTTCGACGCCGATCCCGTCGCGGGCGATCCGCTGACGGTCGAGTACACAGCCACGGACACGATTCACACTGAGGGACCGACCTGTTCGGAGCCGCCGTGTGCGCTGAACGTCATCGAGCGCGTCGACCTCGAGACCGGCGAGGTCGAGGTGGTCTACGAGCGCTACGACTACAAGGAGACCGCCGGCGAGTGGCACGACGCGGACCGCATCAACGAAACCCACGTCGTCGTCGCCGACATCGTCGCGGATCAGGTGTTCGTCGTGAACACCGAGACGGAAGTCGTCGAGTGGCTCTGGGACGCTCAGAGCGAGTTCCCCGTCGAGGAGGGCGGTCCGTATCCGGAGGACTGGGCGCACATCAACGACGTCGAGTACATCGAGGAGGGCGAGATGGAGGGGCGGATCATGGCCAGCCTGCGGAATCAGGATCAGGTGGTCTTCCTCGATCGACAGCAGGGGCTGCTCGAGAACTGGACGCTCGGTGCGGAGGACGACTACGATACCCAGTACGAACAGCACAACCCCGATTACATCCCCGAGAGCCGAGGCGGTCCGGCCGTCGTCGTCGCCGACTCCGAGAACGGCCGCGTCCAGGAGTTCCAGCGCGAGGACGGCGAGTGGACCCGCACCTGGGAGTGGTCCGACGACCGGATGCAGTGGCCGCGAGACGCCGACCGGCTCCCCAACGGCAACACGCTCATCACGGACACTCACGGCAATCGCGTCATCGAGGTCAATCAGTCGGGGGAGATCGTCTGGCAGGTCGAATCGACGCTCCCCTACGAGGCCGAGCGCCTCGAGACCGGGGCCGAGAGCGAGGGCGGACGGAGCGCGCAGGCGCTCGGCCTCGAGTCCCGCACGGCGGCCGAGAGCGACGACGGCGACGACGGCGGTCCGCTCGGCGTCGATCCCGTGGGCGTCGTCACGAATCTCATCGAAACGCTCCTGCCACACCGGATCTACAACGCCCTGTTCTTCGTGGCTCCCGTCTGGATGGGGGCCACCGAGTTCGTCGCTATCGGAGTCGCGCTCCTGACCGGCGTGATCTGGGCCGGCCTCGAGCTCAGGTGGCGGCTCCGGGACGCGGGCGTCAGGTTCCGGCTGCCCGTGTACCGGCGGGGCGACTGA
- a CDS encoding DedA family protein — MDPLQRADVPSWLESLFASEVGLAILFGLCILEGAMLLRFMPSELVVPAALALIGSSIVEAIAIVVLAVVGTTIGQLLLFGLVRRAGREYVMQTRWVPISESRLERFDGWFDRWGPVAVPVSNTMLFVRGLLTVPAGLSEMNRRSFLVLSAAGSLSFQTILAALYLFGGHLLA; from the coding sequence ATGGACCCGCTGCAACGCGCTGACGTCCCCTCCTGGCTCGAGTCACTGTTCGCCTCGGAGGTCGGACTCGCGATCCTGTTCGGTCTCTGCATCCTCGAGGGAGCGATGTTGCTGCGGTTCATGCCGAGCGAACTCGTCGTGCCGGCCGCACTGGCACTGATCGGCTCGTCGATCGTCGAGGCGATCGCCATCGTCGTCCTCGCGGTCGTCGGGACGACGATCGGGCAACTCCTCCTGTTCGGTCTCGTCCGCCGTGCCGGCCGGGAGTACGTCATGCAGACGCGGTGGGTCCCGATTTCCGAGTCGCGACTCGAGCGCTTCGACGGCTGGTTCGACCGCTGGGGACCCGTCGCCGTTCCGGTGAGTAATACGATGTTGTTCGTCCGGGGACTGCTCACCGTTCCCGCCGGGTTGTCAGAGATGAACAGGCGGTCGTTCCTCGTGCTGTCGGCCGCCGGGTCGCTGTCCTTCCAGACGATTCTCGCCGCGCTCTACCTGTTCGGCGGCCACCTGCTGGCCTGA